A stretch of Myxococcus hansupus DNA encodes these proteins:
- a CDS encoding thioesterase II family protein — MHSASHSSPQAPDRWFPTRKPLTDPRVRLFCFPFAGGSVAIYNTWAQGLPAGVELCPVQLPGRERRLSEKPIDNLPALLDALLPALAPLLDRPFAFFGYSMGARISLELARRLQARNGPRPLGLFLGAAGPPVINTREPIHLLPEPQFIEALRRYDGTPEEIFKHRELLELVLPMLRADFAIAFTENGAQPAKLSVPLSVIGSPEDKHVPTENLERWRDETTSEDVRVRLFPGGHFFIKSQRDAILANVREDLARWTGTAA; from the coding sequence ATGCACAGCGCGTCCCACTCGAGCCCTCAAGCCCCCGACCGTTGGTTCCCCACCCGGAAGCCGCTGACGGACCCGCGCGTTCGGCTGTTCTGCTTCCCCTTCGCCGGCGGCAGCGTCGCCATCTACAACACCTGGGCCCAGGGCCTGCCCGCGGGCGTGGAGCTGTGCCCCGTGCAGCTCCCCGGCCGTGAGCGCCGGCTGTCCGAGAAGCCCATCGACAACCTGCCCGCCCTCCTGGACGCGCTGCTGCCCGCGCTGGCGCCGCTGCTGGACCGGCCCTTCGCCTTCTTCGGCTACAGCATGGGCGCGCGCATCTCGTTGGAGCTCGCGCGTCGTCTCCAGGCACGCAACGGCCCCCGTCCGCTGGGCCTGTTCCTGGGGGCAGCGGGACCGCCGGTCATCAACACCCGCGAGCCCATCCACCTGCTGCCCGAGCCCCAGTTCATCGAGGCCCTGCGCCGCTACGACGGGACGCCCGAGGAGATTTTCAAGCACCGCGAGCTGCTGGAGCTGGTGCTCCCCATGCTCCGCGCCGACTTCGCCATCGCCTTCACGGAGAACGGCGCGCAGCCGGCGAAGTTGTCGGTGCCCCTCTCCGTCATCGGCTCGCCCGAGGACAAACACGTCCCCACGGAGAACCTGGAGCGGTGGCGCGACGAGACGACGAGCGAGGACGTCCGCGTCCGGCTCTTCCCCGGCGGCCACTTCTTCATCAAGTCGCAG
- the cysC gene encoding adenylyl-sulfate kinase, with product MAHPVGFILWLTGLSGAGKSTLSRALREHLAPSRPVEVLDGDEVRTWLSRGLGFSREDREENVRRIGHVARLLAKHGVGVIAAAISPYASAREEVRRLAAEAGIPFVEVFVQAPLEVLIARDVKGLYKKALAGELTHFTGVSDPYEAPETPAVTVRSDVDSVEAGLRRVLETLRQRGLLGPSAAA from the coding sequence ATGGCGCACCCGGTGGGCTTCATTCTCTGGCTGACGGGCTTGTCCGGCGCGGGCAAGAGCACGCTGTCACGCGCCCTGCGGGAGCACCTGGCGCCCTCGCGGCCCGTGGAGGTGCTGGACGGCGACGAGGTCCGCACCTGGCTGTCGCGCGGCCTGGGCTTCTCGCGCGAGGACCGTGAGGAGAACGTGCGTCGCATCGGGCATGTGGCCCGGCTGCTGGCGAAGCACGGCGTGGGCGTCATCGCGGCGGCCATCTCGCCGTATGCCAGCGCCCGCGAGGAGGTCCGCAGGCTCGCGGCGGAGGCCGGGATCCCCTTCGTGGAGGTCTTCGTCCAGGCGCCGCTGGAGGTGCTCATCGCCCGGGACGTGAAGGGGCTCTACAAGAAGGCCCTGGCGGGCGAACTGACGCACTTCACCGGGGTGTCGGACCCCTACGAGGCGCCCGAGACACCCGCCGTCACGGTGCGCTCGGACGTGGACTCCGTGGAGGCCGGGCTGCGGCGGGTGCTGGAGACGCTGCGCCAGCGCGGCCTGCTGGGGCCGTCCGCGGCGGCGTGA